The Caenorhabditis elegans chromosome II genome has a segment encoding these proteins:
- the C41H7.9 gene encoding Movement protein (Confirmed by transcript evidence), which yields MALDDDEVEYTELADLFGDIAEQSNVVRRLRLQRQQQRGRGEQRQVEERH from the coding sequence ATGGCACTCGACGACGATGAGGTTGAGTACACTGAGTTGGCCGATCTTTTCGGCGATATCGCCGAGCAGAGCAATGTCGTTCGTCGACTCAGACTGCAGCGGCAGCAGCAGCGCGGACGTGGTGAGCAACGACAGGTGGAGGAGCGTCACTAA
- the C41H7.2 gene encoding AT-rich interactive domain-containing protein 2 (Confirmed by transcript evidence), with amino-acid sequence MSQEQLAEQSRREFQYQMQMLQQRVLQQGQAWPMPGAQQLQQMLLAQQFMMQQFRAQQLPASFQLDPAAPQLVKAPVKKTRRRKTTEKPKPPQPTISKEAPENPKTYKTYQVPQFERGETLRHYLACMIANLPMDKRQESLSPCPTASRQSSHSIASILNLEPPSDISIALAILKEHETSVDLCRISDSVMAALKLEPTVAEPEAPRASMGSRKRKSTPTRKLSGQFEDALMEIVDAPPVKCSKSQAKSSQKLNQLLDSLMERASSFQAAEPQAAEPQAAVPIATEPQENSEFEQFLKSAMEIARSSESSVSPENGDERHLANVREEIGGLPVENQEQESKKQPDEHFDGALMEAKILRVLNRMTPEQGALMERAFYNTLLTV; translated from the exons ATGTCCCAAGAGCAGCTCGCGGAGCAATCCCGACGAGAATTTCAATATCAAATGCAGATGCTCCAGCAGCGCGTCTTGCAGCAAGGGCAGGCTTGGCCAATGCCGGGAGCTCAGCAGCTCCAACAAATGCTCCTGGCTCAGCAATTCATGATGCAGCAGTTTCGGGCTCAG caactCCCCGCATCCTTCCAACTCGATCCAGCTGCTCCACAGCTTGTCAAAGCTCCGGTGAAGAAAACGAGGCGCCGAAAAACCACCGAAAAGCCCAAACCACCGCAGCCTACAATATCTAAAGAAGCACCAGAAAATCCCAAAACTTACAAAACGTACCAAGTCCCTCAATTTGagcgtggtgagacccttcggcACTATTTGGCGTGTATGATTGCAAATCTACCAATGGACAAGCGTCAGGAG AGCCTCTCCCCATGCCCCACAGCTTCCCGTCAATCTTCCCACAGCATTGCCTCAATTTTGAACCTGGAACCCCCCAGCGACATCTCCATAGCCTTAGCAATTCTCAAGGAGCACGAGACCTCCGTTGACTTGTGCAGGATCTCAGATTCAGTGATGGCGGCGTTGAAGCTGGAGCCAACGGTTGCGGAGCCCGAGGCTCCTAGAGCTTCGATGGGGAGTCGGAAGAG aaaaagtacCCCGACGAGAAAGTTATCCGGACAATTTGAGGATGCTTTGATGGAAATTGTGGACGCACCTCCAGTCAAATGCTCGAAGAGCCA aGCCAAAAGTTCTCAAAAGCTCAACCAACTTCTAGATTCTCTAATGGAAAGAGCTAGCTCATTTCAAGCTGCTGAGCCCCAAGCTGCCGAGCCCCAAGCTGCTGTGCCCATAGCTACTGAGCCCCAGGAAAACTCAGAGTTCGAGCAGTTTTTGAAGTCCGCCATGGAGATTGCCCGTTCTTCTGAGAGTTCCGTCTCACCAGAAAATGG aGACGAGAGGCATCTTGCAAATGTTCGGGAAGAAATCGGCGGGCTCCCGGTGGAAAATCAAGAGCAGGAATCTAAAAAACA GCCGGATGAGCACTTTGATGGAGCCCTAATGGAGGCGAAAATCCTGCGGGTTCTGAATCGCATGACTCCGGAGCAAGGAGCACTCATGGAGAGAGCATTTTATAATACTTTATTAACAGTTTAA
- the C41H7.2 gene encoding STI1 domain-containing protein (Confirmed by transcript evidence) produces MSQEQLAEQSRREFQYQMQMLQQRVLQQGQAWPMPGAQQLQQMLLAQQFMMQQFRAQQLPASFQLDPAAPQLVKAPVKKTRRRKTTEKPKPPQPTISKEAPENPKTYKTYQVPQFERGETLRHYLACMIANLPMDKRQESLSPCPTASRQSSHSIASILNLEPPSDISIALAILKEHETSVDLCRISDSVMAALKLEPTVAEPEAPRASMGSRKRKSTPTRKLSGQFEDALMEIVDAPPVKCSKSQAKSSQKLNQLLDSLMERASSFQAAEPQAAEPQAAVPIATEPQENSEFEQFLKSAMEIARSSESSVSPENGDERHLANVREEIGGLPVENQEQESKKQQIEL; encoded by the exons ATGTCCCAAGAGCAGCTCGCGGAGCAATCCCGACGAGAATTTCAATATCAAATGCAGATGCTCCAGCAGCGCGTCTTGCAGCAAGGGCAGGCTTGGCCAATGCCGGGAGCTCAGCAGCTCCAACAAATGCTCCTGGCTCAGCAATTCATGATGCAGCAGTTTCGGGCTCAG caactCCCCGCATCCTTCCAACTCGATCCAGCTGCTCCACAGCTTGTCAAAGCTCCGGTGAAGAAAACGAGGCGCCGAAAAACCACCGAAAAGCCCAAACCACCGCAGCCTACAATATCTAAAGAAGCACCAGAAAATCCCAAAACTTACAAAACGTACCAAGTCCCTCAATTTGagcgtggtgagacccttcggcACTATTTGGCGTGTATGATTGCAAATCTACCAATGGACAAGCGTCAGGAG AGCCTCTCCCCATGCCCCACAGCTTCCCGTCAATCTTCCCACAGCATTGCCTCAATTTTGAACCTGGAACCCCCCAGCGACATCTCCATAGCCTTAGCAATTCTCAAGGAGCACGAGACCTCCGTTGACTTGTGCAGGATCTCAGATTCAGTGATGGCGGCGTTGAAGCTGGAGCCAACGGTTGCGGAGCCCGAGGCTCCTAGAGCTTCGATGGGGAGTCGGAAGAG aaaaagtacCCCGACGAGAAAGTTATCCGGACAATTTGAGGATGCTTTGATGGAAATTGTGGACGCACCTCCAGTCAAATGCTCGAAGAGCCA aGCCAAAAGTTCTCAAAAGCTCAACCAACTTCTAGATTCTCTAATGGAAAGAGCTAGCTCATTTCAAGCTGCTGAGCCCCAAGCTGCCGAGCCCCAAGCTGCTGTGCCCATAGCTACTGAGCCCCAGGAAAACTCAGAGTTCGAGCAGTTTTTGAAGTCCGCCATGGAGATTGCCCGTTCTTCTGAGAGTTCCGTCTCACCAGAAAATGG aGACGAGAGGCATCTTGCAAATGTTCGGGAAGAAATCGGCGGGCTCCCGGTGGAAAATCAAGAGCAGGAATCTAAAAAACA ACAAATTGAGCTATAA
- the clec-3 gene encoding C-type LECtin (Confirmed by transcript evidence), with product MLFAFIALIIIQLTNASLPPICVDGYTLVNGKCLRLFHEETYHTRAEQTCRIFEGTLFDVKNAIDNRAIASFIGSQVETVWMGLFCFNNNLCLWDDNSGSTAAYDNFSPGNPKVTTGSCVYFETSSGRWLSAPCTEPRSYVCETPSTHEDPCYYNYNNYCYTFSHNQSSFTTAQAICEEECGNLVSIHSANENRYLMNIASHRASDNVLIGGMWPMDHMNTWVDGTMWDYSNIDSVYNPKNRCIAMANNGTSEYNLGQWFGVDCEGLSSFFCKRPAGVPCSTDQPKVTVTPVPSNESFCNSTVLMTPGIITSPNYPQNYDNNVYCSYKLSTLGSYNILLEFTSFSTEENVDLVTVYDGESTNGLKIGTYSGSREPFHLISKGNNFFVTFATDSRNVFKGFSATFVAYST from the exons ATgctttttgcatttattgCTCTCATCATTATCCAGCTCACAAATGCATCTTTACCCCCAATTTGCGTCGATGGGTATACTCTGGTCAATGGAAAATGTTTGAGGCTGTTCCATGAAGAAACTTATCATACTCGTGCTGAACAAACCTGCAGGATATTTGAGGGAACACTGTTCGATGTGAAGAATGCAATT GACAATAGAGCTATAGCTTCATTCATCGGCAGCCAAGTGGAAACTGTTTGGATGGGACTGTTCTGTTTCAACAACAATCTCTGCTTGTGGGATGATAACTCGGGCTCCACGGCAGCGTACGACAACTTTTCGCCAG GCAACCCAAAAGTTACCACTGGCAGCTGTGTCTATTTTGAAACTTCGAGCGGGAGGTGGCTCAGTGCACCGTGTACGGAGCCAAGATCATACGTGTGTGAAACTCCGTCAACTCATGAGG ATCCCTGCTACTACAACTACAACAACTATTGCTACACCTTCTCCCATAACCAGTCATCCTTCACAACCGCTCAGGCAATCTGCGAGGAGGAATGCGGAAACCTAGTCTCAATCCACTCAGCTAACGAGAACCGTTATCTCATGAACATAGCCAGCCATAGAGCTTCCGATAACGTTCTTATTGGAGGCATGTGGCCTATGGATCACATGAACACCTGGGTGGATGGAACTATGTGGGACTACAGTAATATCGACTCAGTTTATAATCCGAAGAATCGGTGTATTGCCATGGCGAATAATGGAACATCGGAATATAATTTGGGACAATGGTTCGGTGTTGATTGCGAAGGTCTGTCCAGCTTCTTCTGTAAGCGGCCTGCCGGGGTGCCATGCTCCACAGACCAGCCGAAGGTCACAGTGACACCTGTCCCATCAAATGAGTCATTCTGCAACTCTACTGTCCTGATGACCCCCGGAATTATAACATCACCAAATTACCCACAAAACTATGACAATAACGTGTACTGCAGCTACAAGCTCTCCACCTTGGGATCCTACAACATCCTCCTTGAATTTACATCCTTCTCAACAGAGGAGAATGTCGATCTGGTTACGGTATACGACGGGGAATCAACAAatgggctgaaaattggaacttaTAGTGGATCTCGTGAGCCATTCCACTTGATTTCAAAAGGAAATAACTTCTTCGTCACGTTCGCAACAGATTCGAGGAATGTCTTCAAAGGATTCAGTGCCACTTTTGTGGCGTATTCTACTTAA
- the clec-2 gene encoding C-type LECtin (Partially confirmed by transcript evidence) has protein sequence MLFYFLLSLLQLTSASLPSVCTDGFTLVNGKCLMMFKDESNHDDAESFCRLFRGTLFDVKNAIDNRAVASFIGSQVETVWMGLFCFNNNLCLWDDNSGSTAAYDNFSGGYPEVTIGSCVYYATQGTLAGKWISADCTDRRSFVCETPTTHEDSCYYNYNNYCYTFHRDLYSFTTAQTICEEECGNLVSIHSANENRYVMTIASHTTQANVLIGGMWPMDHVNTWVDGTMWDYSNIDSGYDPTNHCIAMANNATSEYNLGQWFGVDCKDYYSFVCKRPAGVPCSTDQPKVTVTPVPSNESFCNSTVLMTPGIITSPNYPQNYDNNVYCSYKLSTLGSYNILLEFTSFSTEENVDLVTVYDGESTNGLKIGTYSGSREPFHLISKGNNFFLAFSTDSRNVFKGFSASFVAYST, from the exons ATGCTTTTTTATTTCCTTCTTTCATTGCTCCAGCTCACAAGTGCATCCCTACCATCAGTTTGCACCGATGGATTCACGCTGGTCaatggaaaatgtttgatgATGTTCAAAGATGAATCAAATCATGATGACGCTGAAAGCTTTTGCCGACTTTTCCGAGGAACACTTTTTGatgtgaaaaatgcaatt GACAATCGAGCTGTAGCCTCATTCATCGGCAGCCAAGTGGAAACTGTTTGGATGGGACTGTTCTGTTTCAACAACAATCTTTGCTTGTGGGATGACAACTCTGGCTCCACGGCAGCCTATGATAACTTTTCCGGCG GTTACCCTGAAGTAACCATCGGCAGCTGTGTCTACTACGCAACTCAGGGAACGCTGGCCGGAAAATGGATCAGTGCAGATTGTACGGACAGGAGATCGTTTGTGTGTGAAACGCCAACGACTCATGAGG attcctgCTACTACAACTACAACAACTATTGTTACACCTTCCACAGAGACCTTTACTCATTCACAACAGCCCAGACAATCTGTGAAGAAGAGTGTGGTAACCTAGTCTCAATCCACTCCGCTAACGAGAACCGTTATGTTATGACAATCGCTAGCCATACCACACAAGCAAACGTTCTTATTGGAGGCATGTGGCCAATGGATCACGTGAACACTTGGGTGGATGGGACAATGTGGGACTACAGTAATATCGACTCGGGATACGATCCAACGAACCACTGCATTGCTATGGCAAACAATGCGACATCGGAATACAACTTGGGACAATGGTTTGGTGTTGACTGCAAAGATTATTACAGTTTTGTCTGTAAGCGGCCTGCCGGGGTACCATGCTCTACAGACCAGCCGAAGGTCACAGTGACACCTGTCCCATCAAATGAGTCATTCTGTAACTCTACTGTTCTGATGACCCCCGGAATTATAACTTCACCAAATTACCCACAAAACTATGACAATAACGTGTACTGCAGCTACAAGCTCTCCACCTTGGGATCCTATAATATCCTCCTCGAGTTCACATCCTTCTCAACAGAGGAGAATGTCGACTTGGTCACGGTTTACGACGGCGAGTCAACGAATGGCTTGAAGATTGGAACCTACAGCGGATCTCGCGAGCCATTCCATTTGATTTCAAAAGGAAATAACTTTTTCCTCGCATTTTCAACAGATTCGAGGAATGTCTTCAAAGGCTTCAGTGCCAGTTTTGTGGCCTATTCCacttga
- the B0454.6 gene encoding Cationic amino acid transporter C-terminal domain-containing protein (Confirmed by transcript evidence) encodes MVSHVWQAITRKKRFEGDSHLDSNLRRCLGLMDITFLALGQMMGAGIYVLTGTVVRNQAGPSIIFSFALAGIAALLSAFSYAEFGARFPRAGSAYTYTYIGFGELWAFIVGWTIPLEYMIGNAAVARSWSAYFDNMLDNYIKNTTIGALGELSEPGGFFSTYPDILSFLLICLCACVIAVGPKVSANVNSSFVVLNIVVIFIVIVSGICYADFNNWTGTTSDGRSMFFPFGLTGTLTGAATCFFSYIGFEVLATAGEEVKSPHRTIPVATFLSIGVIMTLYILVSSTLTLMVPYDQVHTTAPFAEAFSARGCTTVMYIISIGALIGLTNNLVTGVFALPRAVYAMADDGLIFKWLAHVTSSTKVPLNAIVIFTLLNAIIALIFDIEALVEFLSIGTLFAYSFVSGSVLVLRYQSAPIDGDGKRMDNGGELSSWIPARNFWESLPAGTSISLGVAALIGSFFWLAFTFRTGFYEHWYGQISIGFNGLLIVLVMAFILGHQQNSLETSFKVPFVPFLPCLSLLVNVFMMAYLTTATWIRLFVWMGVGLLIYFSYGIRHSKEAKKLTTIADIRMSSTFPNKNNRITKT; translated from the exons atgGTGAGTCACGTTTGGCAAGCCATTACGCGTAAAAAACGTTTCGAAGGTGACTCCCACCTGGACTCGAATCTCCGAAGATGTCTAGGCCTGATGGACATTACTTTCTTGGCACTGGGCCAAATGATGGGAGCCGGAATTTATGTGCTCACGGGTACTGTAGTCAGGAATCAGGCCGGCCCGTCAATTATATTCTCGTTTGCTCTGGCAGGAATCGCAGCACTTTTGTCGGCTTTTAGTTACGCCGAGTTTGGAGCAAG atttccacgTGCCGGAAGTGCCTACACCTACACCTACATTGGTTTCGGAGAACTTTGGGCATTTATCGTTGGCTGGACTATTCCGCTGGAGTATATGATTGGAAATGCGG ccgTTGCCCGCTCCTGGTCCGCATATTTCGATAATATGCTGGACAACTACATCAAAAATACGACGATTGGAGCTTTGGGGGAGCTCTCGGAGCCCGGTGGCTTCTTTTCAACGTACCCAGATATTTTGTCATTCCTCCTGATTTGCCTGTGTGCTTGTGTCATTGCAGTCGGGCCAAAAGTTTCGGCAAATGTGAATTCTAGTTTTGTGGTGTTGAATATTGTG gtcattttcaTCGTAATTGTATCCGGAATCTGCTACGCCGACTTCAACAACTGGACAGGCACCACCTCTGACGGACGGTCCATGTTCTTCCCATTCGGTTTGACAGGGACCCTAACCGGAGCCGCCACATGCTTCTTCTCCTACATCGGTTTCGAGGTACTCGCCACCGCTGGGGAGGAGGTCAAGT cCCCTCACCGAACTATCCCGGTTGCCACGTTTTTGAGCATCGGCGTCATCATGACCCTGTACATCCTGGTGTCTTCTACCCTAACACTTATGGTTCCATATGATCAG GTACATACCACTGCCCCATTTGCGGAAGCATTCAGTGCTCGAGGTTGTACCACTGTGATGTACATCATCTCAATTGGAGCTCTGATCGGGCTCACCAATAACCTGGTCACCGGAGTATTTGCTCTGCCACGTGCCGTCTACGCGATGGCTGATGATGGGCTCATTTTCAAATGGTTGGCTCATGTAACTTCCTCGACTAAAGTTCCATTAAATGCTATCGTTATTTTTACACTTCTCAATGCGATTATCGCacttatttttgatattgaggcgttg gtagaATTTCTATCCATCGGCACCTTATTCGCCTACTCCTTTGTCTCCGGCTCGGTGCTTGTGCTCCGCTACCAGTCGGCTCCGATCGACGGCGATGGGAAGCGAATGGATAATGGCGGAGAGCTGAGCTCATGGATTCCTGCTCGAAACTTCTGGGAGTCTTTACCCGCCGGCACCTCGATTTCCCTGGGTGTCGCCGCGTTGATCGGCTCATTTTTCTGGTTGGCATTCACTTTTCGGACTGGATTTTATGAGCATTGGTATGGTCAAATATCGATTGGTTTCAATGGATTATTGATTGTTTTGGTGATGGCTTTTATTCTCGGACACCAGCAGAACTCACTGGAAACTAGCTTCAAG gttccATTTGTCCCATTCCTTCCGTGTCTATCCCTCCTAGTCAATGTATTCATGATGGCCTACTTGACAACTGCCACATGGATCCGGCTTTTTGTCTGGATGGGTGTTG gcctCTTGATCTACTTTTCCTATGGAATCCGACATTCCAAAGAAGCCAAGAAGCTCACCACAATTGCCGATATTCGAATGAGCTCGACGTTTCCGAATAAGAATAATCGGATCACGAAAACCTAG
- the B0454.26 gene encoding TransThyretin-Related family domain (Confirmed by transcript evidence), with translation MLNVFATLFFIIILNFCSSQNAPDHYVFIARMTCRIPEKHNFRYRIQYFDANRFTADTKATRLDNIGNGDKGESMDNNYGILFGNAFYDKTYELYALVLHDCTKSTTKMRTIRVELDDYSVPGREWIKRFHLDITERGEQVNAQEIPHPKFNF, from the exons atgctcaacGTTTTCGCAA CCCTATTTTTCATCATAATCCTCAACTTTTGCTCGAGTCAAAACGCGCCGGACCATTACGTGTTCATCGCAAGGATGACGTGTCGGATCCCTGAAAAGCACAATTTTCGGTACAGAATTCAGTACTTTGATGCGAATCG tttcaCGGCGGACACCAAAGCCACCCGGTTGGATAATATTGGAAATGGTGATAAGGGCGAGTCGATGGACAATAATTATGGGATCTTGTTTGGCAATGCGTTTTATGAT aagACCTATGAGCTGTACGCACTAGTCTTGCACGATTGCACAAAGAGCACGACAAAGATGCGGACGATTAGAGTGGAATTGGACGATTACTCGGTTCCTGGCAG AGAATGGATCAAACGATTTCACCTGGATATCACAGAGCGTGGCGAGCAGGTTAATGCTCAGGAGATTCCACATCcgaagtttaatttttga
- the B0454.5 gene encoding uncharacterized protein (Confirmed by transcript evidence), producing MSKSDLVGLENGGSIEPDIQKTKFLTKTNRAMDKALTKSSFDEEMDEEMASGCNIIFTVLNICLVIFGLARREECDGQPMIPVFIIVLGCLWLAKDAIERLRRRYQRKRESPLPSDDGELRDATGRSGFPYPCGYIHVLLNILIFVWCIFGCYWVFGSWTARAYCDWWTYNIATFFLFFSIFWLFMSVFCCCVLTFVK from the exons atgtcaaagtcCGACCTAGTTGGGCTGGAGAATGGCGGCTCAATTGAGCCAGATATACAGAAAACGAAATTTCTTACAAAGACCAATCGGGCAATGGACAAGGCCTTGACGAAAT cttcattcGATGAGGAAATGGATGAGGAGATGGCATCGGGCTGCAATATCATTTTCACGGTACTCAATATTTGCCTCGTCATCTTCGGCTTGGCGCGACGCGAAGAATGTGACGGGCAACCGATGATCCCagtttttattattgttttgGGGTGTTTATGGCTGGCGAAGGATGCTATCGAGAGGTTGAGACGACGATAT caacgaAAACGTGAATCCCCGCTACCATCCGACGACGGAGAGCTCAGGGATGCCACAGGAAGATCCGGGTTCCCATATCCTTGCGGCTACATTCACGTGCTCCTGAATAtcctaatttttgtttg gtgcATATTCGGCTGCTACTGGGTGTTCGGCTCATGGACGGCCCGTGCCTACTGCGACTGGTGGACCTACAATATTGCCAcgtttttcctgtttttctcaattttttggctgTTCATgagtgttttttgttgttgtgtgTTAACATTtgtgaaataa
- the B0454.8 gene encoding C6 domain-containing protein (Confirmed by transcript evidence), translated as MSSSLVCWLSFSVLLLIAKNSESCFATQTPQQPIVTSTVAPAEPACSPDTLVLGQGDNQNPEVAIDVTHSAVTTTAGTSSMTITCSGATDFNVQMELNGAFTPAENDQDPLPQTVTINAQCNTADMKWNYVTVINGETFTEPLDSVTCLQVQNLPGEGPDPEPVACDPALITYGVGDDQTPEVAIDVTHSAVTTTAGVSSMTITCSGADDFNVQMDLNGAFTPVENNLDPPPQTVTINAQCNTADMIWNYVTMVNGQPSTQALDSVTCQQVQNLPGEGPDPEPVPCDPALITYGVGDDQTPEVAIDVTHSAVTTTAGVSSMTITCSGADDFNVQMDLNGAFTPVENNLDPPPQTVTINAQCNTADMIWNYVTMVNGQPSTQALDSVTCQQVQNLPGEGPDPEPVPCDPALITYGVGDDQTPEVAIDVTHSAVTTTAGVSSMTITCSGADDFNVQMDLNGAFTPVENNLDPPPQTVTINAQCNTADMIWNYVTMVNGQPSTQALDTVTCQQVENRKCNPEAVMLGVGDANQPQTMVDVTYSDFMSTPIAGTADSTSTMKISCSAIDGYTVLMQLNAQTIPLEGQFEPQEVTITVTCNSADMTWTYTADAGTGPVTIDVNSVRCLHNQR; from the exons ATGTCGTCTTCCTTAGTCTGTTGGCTAAGCTTTTCGGTTCTATTGTtaattgctaaaaattcagaatcttGTTTCGCTACTCAGACTCCACAGCAGCCAATTGTGACAAGTACGGTGGCTCCGGCAG aaccAGCATGCTCTCCGGACACACTTGTTCTTGGACAAGGAGACAATCAAAACCCCGAAGTCGCCATCGATGTTACACATTCAGCAGTTACAACTACAGCCGGTACCTCCTCAATGACAATTACTTGCTCTGGAGCCACTGACTTCAATGTGCAAATGGAGCTTAATGGAGCCTTCACACCAGCCGAGAACGACCAGGATCCACTACCCCAGACAGTTACTATCAATGCTCAGTGTAATACCGCCGATATGAAATGGAACTACGTGACTGTGATCAATGGTGAAACGTTCACCGAACCTCTCGACAGTGTGACCTGCCTACAAGTTCAGAATTTGCCGGGAGAGGGGCCGGATCCGGAGCCGGTGGCATGTGATCCGGCGTTGATTACTTATGGAGTTGGAGACGATCAAACCCCTGAGGTCGCCATCGATGTTACACATTCAGCAGTTACAACTACAGCCGGCGTCTCCTCAATGACAATCACTTGCTCTGGAGCCGACGACTTCAACGTGCAAATGGATCTGAATGGAGCCTTCACCCCAGTGGAAAACAATCTGGACCCACCTCCCCAGACGGTTACTATAAATGCTCAGTGCAACACTGCAGATATGATATGGAACTACGTGACAATGGTGAATGGACAGCCATCCACACAGGCGCTTGACAGTGTGACCTGCCAACAAGTTCAGAATTTGCCGGGAGAGGGACCGGATCCGGAGCCGGTGCCATGTGATCCGGCGTTGATAACTTATGGAGTTGGAGACGATCAAACCCCTGAGGTCGCCATCGATGTTACACATTCAGCAGTTACAACTACAGCCGGCGTCTCCTCAATGACAATCACTTGCTCTGGAGCCGACGACTTCAACGTGCAAATGGATCTGAATGGAGCCTTCACCCCAGTGGAAAACAATCTGGACCCACCTCCCCAGACGGTTACTATAAATGCTCAGTGCAACACTGCAGATATGATATGGAACTACGTGACAATGGTGAATGGACAGCCATCCACACAGGCGCTTGACAGTGTGACCTGCCAACAAGTTCAGAATTTGCCGGGAGAGGGACCGGATCCGGAGCCGGTGCCATGTGATCCGGCGTTGATAACTTATGGAGTTGGAGACGATCAAACCCCTGAGGTCGCCATCGATGTTACACATTCAGCAGTTACAACTACAGCCGGCGTCTCCTCAATGACAATCACTTGCTCTGGAGCCGACGACTTCAACGTGCAAATGGATCTGAATGGAGCCTTCACCCCAGTGGAAAACAATCTGGACCCACCTCCCCAGACGGTTACTATAAATGCTCAGTGCAACACTGCAGATATGATATGGAACTACGTGACGATGGTGAATGGACAGCCATCCACACAGGCGCTTGACACTGTGACCTGCCAACAAGTTGAGAATAGGAAGTGTAATCCTGAAGCGGTAATGTTGGGAGTGGGAGACGCTAATCAGCCTCAAACGATGGTCGATGTTACCTATTCAGA CTTCATGTCGACACCAATTGCCGGAACAGCCGACTCCACTTCCACAATGAAAATTAGCTGCTCTGCAATTGATGGGTACACCGTTTTAATGCAATTGAATGCACAAACAATTCCACTGGAAGGCCAATTCGAACCCCAAGAAGTAACAATTACTGTAACCTGCAATAGTGCTGATATGACGTGGACCTATACGGCAGACGCCGGAACCGGACCTGTAACTATTGATGTTAATTCAGTGAGATGTCTGCACAATCAGAGATAA